The stretch of DNA GTAAAGACTTTTGTCAGGAAAGACAACATCCTCCCACATTTAAGCTGTTTCATTTTCATtcctttaaaagaaaagtttgtTAAGAGGCTGTTATTTATTCTCTGATTAGTTGGAAGTCATCTTTCTTTTGCCTTCTGATAACCCTACATTATCAGCTCTTTTTTAGACTCTGAAGTAGTTTGGTTTTACATCCATGAAGTTGTTACCGACCAAATCTGAGTTGGTCAGGAGGAAgtttcaaaacaatcatcagGAACTGAGGATGTAGAGACCACAGAGGCTCAAGGTGCATGAATGTTAAATCACTTTCTGTTTATTGCACTGTGCAAATAATTCAGAGAGATTTACTTGCAAGACAGATTCAATAACTCATCACAGAATGTAAGAAATCTGTAAAAATACAACTGGTCAGATTGTTTCTTGTAGAAGAGCAGATTTCCTTAGTTAAAGGTATGATTGCATACAAACAACTTGGCTTGATGAGCAATAAGACTGCAGTCTGTTCCCCAGATCCAAACTTTTTCAGATTTTATTGAATGAATAAAGTGGATTGTGTAGTTTTGGTTCTCATAATGACTCCAACACTTCAGAGTTCAGAATGGCAGCAGTGTGCCGACAGCTGATATGCTTCTCTCACCCTCACAGATTGGTTTCACCACAGATCCCAGGATGGCTCGTTCGTCTCCATACCCCACAGACGTCGCTCGGGTGGTCAACGCGCCCATCTTTCACGTTAACGCGGACGACCCAGAGGCCGTGATGTATGTGTGCAACGTAGCAGCCGAGTGGAGGAACACATTCCACAAAGATGTGGTGGTAGACctggtaaataaataaaaaactcctGCAGATTAAACTAGTCTGGTTAACTTTCAAAGACTCACCATGACTGTACAGAAAAAAACTCACCAGACACGATAGGCTACAAACAACCACTCAGCCCATTTAAACTGAATATTTAAAGCTGTGATCATtcaattttttcattttcaacatACAAGATAACAACGGCTTTTTCAAACTTCCTTTACGAAGAGAAAGATCGTCCATTTATGGGTCAAAGCTGCACTGAGAAAGCAGAGATTTAAAAGAAAGGATCTGCCTGCCTCTgtcttcaggtgtgtttcagacgGAACGGCCATAATGAGATGGACGAGCCCATGTTCACCCAGCCACTGATGTACAAGCAGATCAAGAAGCAGAAAGGGGTCCTGCTGAAGTTTTCTGAGAAGCTCATCGCTGAAGGAGTCGTCACGAGACAAGATTATGAGGTGAGGCCACCTGATTATCTCTCATGTACCGTGTGACCGTGGCAGAACTGCTGTTGACAAATTATCTAACACACTTTTTGTAGAATATTTATCGAACATTTGTAGCTTCAGAGCTGCAGATCCACATCACTGTTTAGTCTTTTCCCGAGTCGTTAAGAATCTTTCCCCTAACCCCTTAATGTTTTCCATCAAAGTCGAGGAAAAGGGCTCAGGAAAAGAGAATAGGATGTTATTTTTTGGCCATTTGACCGCACTCAACGTGTCACTTTCCTACACGGTGTGGGTCAGGAGTCAGGGAGCCATCGATCCGCTCAGGAAAAAAGTGGTTCAAACCAGATTAAAACCCCAACTCTAATAGTCTTGTTCTCATTTACATTCTCAACCTGCTTCTTTCAGGAAGAAGTGGCGAGGTACGATAAAATCTGCGAGGACGCTTACACTCGCTCCAAAGATGAGAAGATCCTCCACACCAAGCACTGGCTTGACTCGCCCTGGCCGGGTaaaatcaaacatttttcaCCCAAACTTCAGTTGCTTCCAGTTATAGATAGAACAATAGAACAAGGTGCTGTCATTGAGCTGTTGTGTGACATGTTTGtatagtttttgtgtgtgtgtgtgtttaggttTTTTCACTCTGGAGGGTCAGCCTAAATCTATGAGCTGCCCTTCGACTGGCATCAGCGAGGATGAGCTCAGCCACATTGGAAACATCGCAGCTTCTGTTCCGGTGGAAGATTTCGTGATACACGGAGGTGCTCTTTTTCCTACTCCTCCTCAGTTTGTGAACATCCTCTGAACGAGCTCTTGGGCTTTTTTAAACCGGCCTGTTTCTGCCCGTGTGATCACGCTGCAGGGTTGAGTCGCATCCTGAAGGGACGCGCAAACATGGTGAGCCAGCGGGTGTGTGACTGGGCTCTCGGGGAGTATATGGCCTTCGGTTCTCTGCTCAAAGAAGGAATCCATGTGCGACTCAGTGGACAGGATGTGGAGAGGGGAACATTCAGGTAAAAGTAACAGAACATGATGCTTAACGTCAAATAATGGGTTTTAGTAAGATATTTTGTTTCTTTACCCTCTGTTTTGGACATTTGTGATATCTGCTGACGAGAAACAAATTAACTTCTATCAGCGCTCGCTTCAGAGAATCAGTACTTATTTGCAGAGTCAGTTACCTGCTTTAGAATTGTGCAAATCAAACTATTTTTCTATCTAAGTCTTTGATATCCTGGTTTGAAGCATCTTAAGGTGGAATTGCTCATATGAAGCTGCTAAACCTTAAGTTCAAGCCTTTTTTCTGACTATTTTCTCATAATATTCTTAAAAATATgagggcggtcggtggcgtagtgggttaagcagccgccccatgtacagaggcttggtcctcgctgcagctggccccggttttaCTCCCGCACcaagcggccctgtgctgcatgtctccccccctctctctgccccctgcttcctgtctctctccaactgtcctctcattaaaggcataaaaaaatatatatgaatgaaatggggagtgtgttattttatttcccCAGAAAAGTCATGTTCATTTCCACAGATTTAACAAACATGGTGGGTTGGTTGTCACTTCTCTTGATGACAAACACTGTTAATTCTGcaaaatgaacacaaaacaTGATGTTTTGGTGACTCTGGACAGAACTCTACATCATACATtcttgtgttgttgttctgtttgtCATGTTCACAgggtaaaaagaaaacatttttcctttttcacacCAGTTTCTTTTGCTTCGCTTCACAGCCATCGACACCACGTTCTTCACGACCAGAATGTTGATAAGAGGATCTGCATCCCAATGAATTACATCTCCCCTGATCAGGCTCCTTACACTGTCTGTAACAGCTCTCTGTCTGAGTATGGAGTACTGGGTAAGTCCCACCCAACATCACAGGAGTGTAACAGGCAAAGCCTTTACCTCACTGCTTGTATAGCCACACACTTAATAATGGGTGGCTAAATGCCTCCAGGGAGACGATGGCATTGCTTTCATCTCTCATGTTGACTTCCTGCCACGGAAAGGCCTGCAGACCCGTCATCAGAGGGGTTCTTCCTCATGTCATGTTGCATTTCTCTGAACCTCTTTTGCTTTCCCCTCCCTGTTCAGGTTTTGAACTGGGCTTCGCCATGGCCAGCCCCAACGCTCTGGTTCTGTGGGAGGCCCAGTTCGGAGACTTCCACAACACAGCTCAGTGCATCATCGATCAGTTTATCAGCTCAGGTCAGGCCAAGTGGGTCAGACAGAACGGCATCGTGCTGCTGCTTCCTCATGGCATGGAGGGGATGGTAGGAACAGAGAAGCCTGATCAGTCTTTGTGCATCTTAGTTTCATTATGCTTTAAATATCCCCTGGTAAAACAGCTTCGCCACAGTGTGCAGCAGCTGTTCATGACCTCCTGATTTTACAGCTTCTATTTGATTCTTGCACATTTTTTACTTGTGTTGAAGCTTATGTTAGTCCATGCAGATAAAAGACTGCATGAAAATGattcaaaacattttattgtttGGGTTTAAGTTCCTTTTAAAGAGCCTTTATTATTCAAATGGAACACTTAAATTAAGTTAGAAGACATTCTCAATAATTAGAAAATAACCTATAATCATATATAAACTTATCATTTGATATTTCTAATTGGTTAGAAGTTGATAATCTCTGAAAGCTTCATCTTTGTGATCATATGTACCAACATTCTCCACTAGAGGGGGGTATAAAAAGGGTTAACCCATGACTTCTGTAGAAAAACTCCAACTTTGTCAGCTGTTGATTtctttatttccattttttctcTCAGGGTCCAGAACACTCGTCTGCCCGTCCTGAAAGGTTTCTACAAATGTGCAATGATGACCCAGATGTTTGCCCGGTGAGTCTGCAAACACTCTATCTGGAACTTCGAAGTTTGGATCAAAATCACTGTGACTGTACATGtaaacaggagctgctcggagccaaagaaaacaaaaagcctTTGACTGATTGGAGGATCCACCCAAAGTCAAGACCAAAActaaaattaaacttaaaaggAACACATATAGTTTACATTTCAATGGGCTTTTAAAGTAGAAACAGGCCAGTCATTGGATGGTTTCACATTGTTTCACATCATCAGCTGCTCTGTAGCTACAAAGGCTGAGTCCTTGTTGTGACAGGTAGCCATTGATTGCTtatctctcctcctctccagcCCACTGACACGTCATGACTCGACTGTATTTATTACAAATAGAGGCAGGAAGCCTTTAGTTTCAGATAACCGGGAAGGGTTTTTCAGTCTAAGCCATGAAATAATCAGCCTGATTAAAAGGCCTGTCTCTAAAAAGCTCTGCAGAACAGATCTACTTAAGCAAACTGACAATTTTAGCAAAAGAACCTATATCAGCAATAAATCTGGATGAGCTTTGGCCGTTGAAAAATCTACTAGTTTAAGTCCCAGCAAAGAAAATGAGTTTCGATATTaatgtaaagaaataaaataaatattcaaagtaTCTTGTTAACACTAAGAAAACATTCTAAGGTGTTGATTCGCACACAAAGAACATCTGCTCAGTCTGAATCACCTTTATTGGACTGTCAGCGGACGGAGTGACGGGGGTCCTGAGCTTCACACGGTGGACCATCGGTAGTATTAGTTTCCCTCATCGTATGGAATGGTTGTTTTAAGGCTCTACTTTTATTTTATACTGATACTGATACCATGGTTATGGAGCAGAAGATATGTGACAGTGTGCAAATACTACCGGTCCATTATAATTAATAAATCAAACACTCTTAAATGTGGCATTGGGAGCTTATTCTTTTCTGGAGATGCTATTTGGAAATAATCAGGCCATAAATGAAGAGTATACCCTCTCGTCTGGGCACCACAACACCACTGGAAGGCACAGCGCCTGAAACTGTGGACATAAATAAACTTCTGACCATGTCAGATTGGATCACAGGGCGTGTTAACCTGAGGAGGAATACCTGTGCTatgtaaatgaaaaatgtacacGTGTGCTGTGTTACTTTGAATGACTATCAATGTTGTTTGCGGCAGCATTTTCTGACCTTTTAATCCGCTctttcagaaactgtcagaagaCTTCGCGGTGCATCAGCTTTACGATTGTAACTGGATCGTCGTCAACTGCTCTACTCCGGCGAACCTCTTCCACGTTCTCCGCAGACAGATTCTGCTTCCCTTCagaaagcctgtgagtaacacaCACCAAGACCCGGGACTCGACGTGTGAGACAGTGCCGGTCACGTAGCTCAACATGTTCTGTGCTCTCTTTATCTCTGAAACGACAGCTGGTGGTGTTTACTCCAAAGTCCCTTTTGCGCCACCCTGAGGCCAAGTCAAGCTTTGACGACATGTTGCCGGGTAACGACAGGACACAGCGGGCATGGAAGGGAGAAagtgttgtttctgtttgttattTTAAAGCTTCTGTTTTCCATCCTGCAGGCACCCAATTCAGGCGTCTGATCCCAGACAACGGGCCGCCGGCCGCCTGCCCGGAGAAGGTGAAGAGAGTCATTTTCTGCTCGGGCAAGATTTACTATGAACTGACCCGGGAACGCAAGAACAGAGGCATGGACGATGTTGCAGCTGTTGTCCGCATTGAACAGGTACTGTGAGAGCACTCAGAACCCGAAAACCATCTACTACAGTACGTACTTACTTTAAATAGTCTACTTTAGCGGGAAATTTGAACATATGTTGCAGTAGGAGAAGGCAGGCTGAGCAGTAATGTGCAGCATTCCCCTGCACTCTAAAAACATTTAGTATAAGTGTCGGTTTTCCATCATAAGTTGGAACTGGCTGGTTTATTATTTCTGTTGCTGTGGACATGTAGTCATTTGGCTCCGGTTTTGATTTAAATCATCTTATCTTTAAATGTTGAGTTGTCATTTTCTGTCATTGCAGCTGTCCCCGTTCCCCTTCGATCTGGTGAAAGCAGAGACTGATCGCTACCTCAATGCTGATTTGGTCTGGTGTCAGGAAGAGCATAAAAACCAGGGTTACTATGACTACATCAAGCCCCGCATCAGCACCACCATTAGCTGCATACGCCCCGTCTGGTAACTTTGACTTAAGCTGACTTTAAAGCTCTTTGTTTCATGCtcattcaaaaacaaaaaaaacaagttggcATTTACATGCACTCGATAGGTAGGTTTGGGCTTGATCTTAGTATGTGCGCTGCCATTTTCAACAAATTTAAGCCTTTAACTGTGAAGATCCTGCCGATGTTAATGATGCATTCTTGACCAAAGTACACAAACCTCCATCTGACAGAAAGAAGAAAGCCTTGTGTGCAATGTGCATGTAAAATCTTTTTTGGAGTGTTTTGCAGTGAAGTGGTGAATGTTAAAGTTAACAGGCTTTTCACCTCCATCTGAAGTTTAAACACAGCTTAAAAGCTTCTTTGTGTGTGCTTTGGTTTGCAGGTATGCCGGCCGTGAGCCTGCAGCAGCTCCAGCGACCGGGAACAAGCCGACTCACCTCACGGAGCTGCAGCGTGTTCTCGACACAGCGTTCGATCTGGAGGCTTTCTCAGGGGAAGTCTAACATTTAACAGAGGATCTGACCTGCCAGCCAAACCACAGGGCCCAGAAACCAGCTCTACTCTTTGCCAACATTTTGCATTGATTTTTAGACAACACGCACAAAAACATACACTGTTACAATGAAGACCTTGTGTTCACAGTGATGGATGCTATTTATgaaaaaatatacaaatattTCACTTTAATTGTGTGAATTCATACAAAATGAAGGTTTGATATCGACCTGTTTTACTCTTTGACTTCACATTATGCAATCAACTGCTAATCAAATATTCTAATTCCATCATTGATCTTTAGCAGGCTGTTTTTAATGTTGTAATACCTATGATAATAATTCATATTCTCATCAGGAATAGATTAATGTTTAGGGAAAATTTGGGGAAGAGGTTTAATCCCActagctaaaataagctaagcAGTTAGCCTTGCTTTGCACAAACACTAAAAACTTGTGGAAACAGCTAGCTTGTGCGCTCTTTGCAACTAGAAAAAACTTGATCTTTTAGGGCTTTATATAAGTGAGGAGCAGAAATATTAGGGCTTTTGGTTATTTTGTGCTTTCAGGTCAGAGCCAGGCTAACAAACAGTCTGAACCTTTTTGAGGTACTTTGGCATAGCTAAACCCCTTACATGGATTTAGACTAAGCTTAGCTAACCATCTGAGAAATGACAAAGTACTCctttaaacttgatttgaatgaaAACGCACAGTAGTGTCTCTTAACTTTAGTGTGACGGTGACTCTCTGAGTGAAACACACAGTTCACTAATCACTTTACATAGACTGACAAGATAGCTGAGTGGTTTTGCACTGTAGTAAAGACTAGCAGGAGTTCCATTTTTGTGGCAGTCTGAACCAACGGGCTGAACAGCTTTCTGCACTTTTATCTCATGAAATCAGCCACTTGAAACCTATTGAATTCTTTATCTTCATGTTTCAGGGAGAAGTCAGCTACCTCAGACTTCACAGGCATAcatatccattcatttttttaaagctttattCTTCCCAGTCTGTACTGTCTGTTGTTCACTTAGCATCCTGCCACATAAACGTCCATCTGTGCCAAATATAGCAGATTACTTTAAACTTCTGTCATTttaatagaaataaaattgcCAGCAATGGTAGAGTTTTACAGACACAAGAAGAGATTCTTCTGGAATTGAaggatgtatttattttcatatggTGTTGCATGTTTTAATgtttcaaacaaataaaaattgttgaacacttttttttattgtctaaaaaataaagcagcagagaaaacatTCCATCACTATGACTCAACACTGTAGTGTGAACTTATACCGAGAAAATTCATTCAAATACAAGCGAAAAGGATTTCCCTTTTTATCCCATTAACTCCATCAAATGTTGAATATTCAAACCATTTAAGATTACTCACAGCTGAAGCTTTAAAATCAGATTCGAAACAACCAGAACTAAACaaaatcccagctgtcattaaaC from Odontesthes bonariensis isolate fOdoBon6 chromosome 22, fOdoBon6.hap1, whole genome shotgun sequence encodes:
- the ogdhb gene encoding 2-oxoglutarate dehydrogenase complex component E1 isoform X1; this translates as MHRLRTTVARLWPLTAAQAAQSLSRTRLSVLEKVLRTFQPSRRLNSNVAAEPFLNGTSSNYVEEMYYAWLENPRNVHKSWDIFFRNANTGAPPGTAYQSPPPLSGLSEGMTGVQALVGAQLNVEKLVEDHLAVQSLIRAYQVRGHHISKLDPLGISCVDFDDAPCTVGIQNVGLYGLTEGDLDKVFRLPTTTFIGGSESTLPLREIIRRLEMAYCQHIGVEFMFINDMEQCQWIRQKFETPGVMQFTPEEKMTLLARMIRSTRFEEFLQRKWSSEKRFGLEGCESLIPALKTIIDKSSQSGVESVIMGMPHRGRLNVLANVIRKDLDQIFCQFDSKLEAADEGSGDVKYHLGMHHRRMNRVSDKYITMSLMANPSHLEAVDPVVQGKTKAEQFYSGDTEGKRVMSILLHGDAAFAGQGIVYETFHLSDLPSYTTHGTIHVVVNNQIGFTTDPRMARSSPYPTDVARVVNAPIFHVNADDPEAVMYVCNVAAEWRNTFHKDVVVDLVCFRRNGHNEMDEPMFTQPLMYKQIKKQKGVLLKFSEKLIAEGVVTRQDYEEEVARYDKICEDAYTRSKDEKILHTKHWLDSPWPGFFTLEGQPKSMSCPSTGISEDELSHIGNIAASVPVEDFVIHGGLSRILKGRANMVSQRVCDWALGEYMAFGSLLKEGIHVRLSGQDVERGTFSHRHHVLHDQNVDKRICIPMNYISPDQAPYTVCNSSLSEYGVLGFELGFAMASPNALVLWEAQFGDFHNTAQCIIDQFISSGQAKWVRQNGIVLLLPHGMEGMGPEHSSARPERFLQMCNDDPDVCPKLSEDFAVHQLYDCNWIVVNCSTPANLFHVLRRQILLPFRKPLVVFTPKSLLRHPEAKSSFDDMLPGTQFRRLIPDNGPPAACPEKVKRVIFCSGKIYYELTRERKNRGMDDVAAVVRIEQLSPFPFDLVKAETDRYLNADLVWCQEEHKNQGYYDYIKPRISTTISCIRPVWYAGREPAAAPATGNKPTHLTELQRVLDTAFDLEAFSGEV
- the ogdhb gene encoding 2-oxoglutarate dehydrogenase complex component E1 isoform X2, with the translated sequence MGSGDVKYHLGMHHRRMNRVSDKYITMSLMANPSHLEAVDPVVQGKTKAEQFYSGDTEGKRVMSILLHGDAAFAGQGIVYETFHLSDLPSYTTHGTIHVVVNNQIGFTTDPRMARSSPYPTDVARVVNAPIFHVNADDPEAVMYVCNVAAEWRNTFHKDVVVDLVCFRRNGHNEMDEPMFTQPLMYKQIKKQKGVLLKFSEKLIAEGVVTRQDYEEEVARYDKICEDAYTRSKDEKILHTKHWLDSPWPGFFTLEGQPKSMSCPSTGISEDELSHIGNIAASVPVEDFVIHGGLSRILKGRANMVSQRVCDWALGEYMAFGSLLKEGIHVRLSGQDVERGTFSHRHHVLHDQNVDKRICIPMNYISPDQAPYTVCNSSLSEYGVLGFELGFAMASPNALVLWEAQFGDFHNTAQCIIDQFISSGQAKWVRQNGIVLLLPHGMEGMGPEHSSARPERFLQMCNDDPDVCPKLSEDFAVHQLYDCNWIVVNCSTPANLFHVLRRQILLPFRKPLVVFTPKSLLRHPEAKSSFDDMLPGTQFRRLIPDNGPPAACPEKVKRVIFCSGKIYYELTRERKNRGMDDVAAVVRIEQLSPFPFDLVKAETDRYLNADLVWCQEEHKNQGYYDYIKPRISTTISCIRPVWYAGREPAAAPATGNKPTHLTELQRVLDTAFDLEAFSGEV